One window of the Pieris rapae chromosome 13, ilPieRapa1.1, whole genome shotgun sequence genome contains the following:
- the LOC110995518 gene encoding general odorant-binding protein 2-like, with product MGSKWVCLIAIVSVLHSNPVKGSAEVMSHVTAHFGKALDECREESGLTADILEGFQNFWSEDFDVVHRELGCALICMSNKFTLMQEDARMHHVNMHDYINSFPQGELLSTKMVDLMHNCEKQFDDIEDDCTRVVKVAACFKVDAKKEGIAPEVTMIEAVLEKY from the exons ATGGGTTCAAAGTGGGTTTGTTTGATAGCTATTGTGTCGGTACTACACTCGAATCCAGTCAAGGGTTCAGCAGAAGTAATGAGTCACGTCACTGCACATTTCGGGAAGGCTTTAGATGAATGCCGAGAAGAG TCAGGATTGACAGCGGATATCCTGGAGGGATTCCAGAATTTCTGGAGCGAAGATTTCGATGTTGTCCATAGAGAGCTGGGCTGTGCTCTCATTTGTATGTCTAATAAATTCACACTTATGCAGGAAGATGCCAGAATGCATCACGTTAATATGCACGATTATATAAACAGTTTTCCGCAAG GTGAATTACTGTCAACAAAAATGGTTGACCTAATGCATAATTGTGAGAAGCAATTTGACGATATCGAAGACGACTGTACTCGTGTGGTTAAGGTGGCTGCTTGCTTCAAGGTGGACGCGAAAAAGGAAGGCATCGCACCTGAGGTTACAATGATAGAGGCGGTTTtagaaaagtattaa